One genomic window of Deinococcus peraridilitoris DSM 19664 includes the following:
- a CDS encoding tetratricopeptide repeat protein, protein MYDDAIVQLEAMLAKLKPDALQRAQLVAQLEALKKARDQFAAQPAPQPAAPRPAPAPPKSTGPLTLAQALTNTRALVETGKGRQSFAALTASPAGKDPRRASALAAAAVLRDRPVGALAALLAARAAEPKNPSHLVNAAGLLSLLGRPVEAIALLDGADALKVPFPSAMGLNGQAVALNNRGHALLGLGRAKDAEAVLRRAVSLEPLLAEARTNLAMALRAQNKTEEAVRFFRAGMRRSPPPSQPAVKPPPTSGQTPPPGQSGQQSADPFSPEGAAQLPAERVYDLSRGVRGDLPRIKWPKTPAEAEAQQPKLEAMIAEIKGRNATWHQRLQVLQARLKPVPGPGSDLSHMRVSGIINRIDEAQHEPSLRQLWSTVEDARSRNNVEVMFNGSRLVPGTTGAVLDQKFNPATASGRFWAEVTRLGPEKAKEDKKCPDREPGSSACREAVQVKYDKLNCEAARKGLDEWRASAVRLDNALAAYFAPAYKLMTGLAANISDPVQHQIAVLYIEREVDNLVWIYLLTPATSLGPLPAYSQFCKEPGVAEDPKPAVLTPAQRCILGGATFEADLFVASVSYDCEKVAVEVEKGFLILDGFVEVEYVIEGTKTGEVTVGVGVKGEVGGGPLGTGVEAKGGCYLTVDTGTGKFVDAGVRGGVSAGVAGGALQVEASGSIVVIAG, encoded by the coding sequence ATGTACGACGATGCCATCGTGCAACTCGAGGCCATGCTCGCGAAGCTCAAACCCGACGCCCTACAGCGCGCCCAGCTTGTGGCCCAGCTTGAGGCGCTGAAGAAGGCGCGCGACCAGTTCGCGGCCCAGCCTGCGCCACAGCCGGCCGCGCCGAGGCCGGCACCCGCACCGCCCAAGTCCACCGGGCCGCTCACCCTCGCGCAGGCACTCACGAACACTCGGGCGCTGGTCGAGACTGGAAAGGGGCGTCAGTCCTTCGCTGCGCTCACCGCGAGCCCCGCCGGCAAGGATCCGAGGCGCGCCTCGGCCCTCGCGGCGGCGGCCGTGCTGCGCGACCGGCCCGTCGGCGCCCTCGCCGCCCTGCTCGCCGCCAGGGCAGCAGAGCCAAAGAACCCCTCGCACCTGGTGAACGCGGCCGGCCTGCTCAGCCTGCTCGGCCGGCCCGTCGAGGCGATCGCTCTGCTCGACGGTGCGGACGCCCTCAAGGTTCCGTTCCCCAGCGCGATGGGTCTGAACGGGCAGGCGGTGGCGCTGAACAACCGCGGGCACGCCCTGCTCGGGCTCGGCCGAGCCAAGGATGCGGAGGCGGTGCTGAGGCGGGCGGTATCGCTCGAGCCGCTGCTGGCGGAGGCGAGAACGAACCTGGCGATGGCGCTGCGGGCACAGAACAAGACCGAGGAGGCGGTGCGCTTCTTCCGGGCGGGGATGAGGCGGTCACCGCCCCCGAGCCAGCCGGCGGTCAAGCCGCCGCCCACCTCCGGGCAGACCCCACCCCCCGGGCAATCGGGGCAGCAGTCCGCGGACCCGTTCTCCCCGGAGGGAGCGGCGCAGCTGCCGGCCGAGCGGGTGTACGACCTGTCGCGCGGCGTGCGCGGGGACCTGCCGAGGATCAAATGGCCGAAGACGCCGGCGGAGGCCGAGGCGCAGCAGCCCAAGCTCGAGGCCATGATCGCGGAGATCAAGGGGCGCAACGCGACCTGGCACCAGCGCCTCCAGGTCCTGCAGGCCAGGCTCAAGCCGGTTCCGGGTCCGGGCAGCGATCTGAGCCATATGCGCGTCTCGGGGATCATCAACCGCATCGATGAGGCGCAGCACGAGCCGAGCTTGCGCCAGCTGTGGTCGACTGTCGAGGACGCCCGGTCGCGCAACAACGTCGAGGTGATGTTCAACGGCTCGCGCCTCGTGCCGGGAACGACGGGTGCCGTCCTGGACCAGAAGTTCAACCCGGCCACCGCGTCGGGCCGCTTCTGGGCGGAGGTGACGCGCCTCGGGCCTGAGAAGGCCAAAGAGGACAAAAAGTGTCCGGACAGGGAGCCGGGCAGCTCGGCCTGCCGCGAGGCGGTCCAGGTCAAGTACGACAAGCTCAATTGCGAGGCGGCCCGGAAGGGCCTGGACGAGTGGCGCGCAAGCGCGGTGCGGCTGGACAACGCGCTCGCCGCCTACTTCGCGCCGGCGTACAAGCTCATGACCGGCCTGGCCGCGAACATCAGCGACCCGGTTCAGCACCAGATCGCGGTGCTGTACATCGAGCGGGAGGTCGACAACCTCGTTTGGATCTACCTGCTCACGCCGGCGACCAGCCTCGGGCCGCTGCCGGCGTACTCGCAGTTCTGTAAGGAGCCCGGCGTCGCGGAGGATCCGAAGCCGGCCGTGCTCACGCCGGCGCAGCGTTGCATCCTTGGCGGGGCGACGTTCGAGGCGGACCTGTTCGTGGCCTCGGTCTCGTACGACTGCGAGAAGGTCGCGGTGGAGGTCGAGAAGGGCTTCCTGATCCTCGATGGCTTCGTCGAGGTGGAGTACGTGATCGAGGGGACCAAGACGGGCGAGGTCACGGTGGGCGTCGGCGTGAAGGGGGAGGTGGGCGGTGGCCCACTCGGGACGGGCGTGGAGGCGAAGGGCGGCTGCTACCTGACGGTGGACACGGGCACGGGGAAGTTTGTGGACGCGGGCGTGCGTGGCGGGGTGTCGGCCGGCGTTGCCGGGGGCGCGCTCCAGGTAGAGGCGAGCGGCTCGATCGTCGTGATCGCCGGATAG
- a CDS encoding PAS domain S-box protein yields the protein MSPQKQAELARQKQAQQLETLNRVNQTISAELDVQKVVQAVTDAGVELTGAQFGAFFYTLPDHNGSLLNLYALSGAPPEAFAHYPMPHMTAVFGPTFRNEGVVRSDDITQDALYGQNAPYHGMLPGHLPVRSYLAVPVVTREGTAIGGFFFGHPEAGIFNDTAERAALSLATQAAIALNNAQLYQTARHSERRFRSLVEATSQIVWNRASTGEVIVEQPAWQNFTGQTAEQQLGWGWLDAIHPDDRERTQLAWKQAVNTQALYRVEHRLRRHDGAYRFMRARATPVRNEDGTLLEWVGVHEDITEHHEAEQRLREREARYRALVEYTIVGVTRIDLNGHFIDVNPAAAAFLGYSQAELAGMSVKDVTYPPDLNESFAALQTVISGERAAVTLEKRYVRKNREIVWSNSGVTVVRGADGEPQYLIAVISNITERKHAEAELHRLNADLESRVRERTQDLAQERSFLRALLESLAEGIAVCDEHGQLTLFNDSAVRIVGLPAESLPPSEWASHYGVYHPDGITLLATEELPLLRALQGEDVRDVPIIIDTEDRPRRFVSISGNVIRGESGEKLGAVVAMHDVTAQQLAEQEVRRVNQELQRSNAELAQFAAVASHDLKSPLRTITSYLQLLERRYQGKLDAQGEQMISFTVEAAKRMDTLIDDLLAYSRLGRERRVRRVDAGQVLQDVLGNLDATIQELNAKVTWSDVPEVIADETQLRQVFQNLVANALKFQPPGRVPEVDVQAIREGDLVRFQVRDNGIGVDPAYFDRIFGIFQRLHGNKQFSGSGIGLAVVKKIIEEHDGSIWVESVVGEGTTFHFTLPVT from the coding sequence TTGTCCCCACAGAAACAAGCTGAACTGGCCCGCCAGAAGCAGGCCCAGCAACTCGAAACCCTCAACCGCGTGAACCAGACCATCTCCGCAGAACTCGACGTTCAGAAAGTTGTGCAAGCAGTCACCGACGCCGGAGTTGAGCTCACTGGTGCTCAATTCGGGGCGTTCTTCTACACCTTGCCGGATCACAATGGCTCGCTTCTAAACCTCTATGCGCTCTCCGGCGCACCCCCAGAAGCGTTCGCGCACTACCCGATGCCCCACATGACGGCAGTGTTCGGCCCGACCTTCCGCAATGAAGGTGTCGTCCGGTCTGACGACATCACTCAGGATGCCCTGTACGGGCAAAATGCCCCTTATCATGGCATGCTACCAGGGCACCTGCCGGTGAGGAGTTATCTCGCGGTACCAGTCGTCACCCGCGAAGGAACCGCCATCGGCGGGTTCTTCTTCGGCCACCCTGAAGCGGGCATCTTCAACGACACCGCCGAGCGTGCGGCCCTCAGCCTGGCCACACAGGCAGCCATCGCTTTGAACAACGCGCAGCTGTACCAGACGGCGCGCCACAGCGAACGGCGTTTCCGCTCCCTGGTGGAAGCGACCAGCCAGATCGTCTGGAACCGCGCTTCAACGGGGGAAGTGATCGTCGAGCAGCCCGCGTGGCAGAACTTCACCGGACAGACCGCCGAGCAGCAACTCGGATGGGGCTGGCTGGACGCGATTCACCCGGATGACCGGGAACGCACCCAGCTTGCCTGGAAGCAGGCGGTGAACACGCAGGCCCTATACCGGGTGGAACACCGTCTGCGCCGTCACGATGGCGCGTATCGCTTCATGCGCGCCCGCGCCACTCCCGTCCGGAACGAGGACGGGACGTTACTGGAGTGGGTGGGTGTTCACGAGGACATCACGGAGCATCACGAGGCGGAACAGCGACTCCGAGAGCGGGAAGCACGCTACCGCGCTCTGGTGGAGTACACCATCGTCGGTGTGACTCGTATTGACCTGAACGGCCATTTTATCGATGTGAACCCCGCTGCCGCCGCGTTCCTTGGGTACAGCCAGGCAGAACTCGCGGGCATGAGCGTCAAGGACGTCACCTACCCGCCGGACCTGAACGAGAGCTTCGCCGCGTTGCAGACAGTGATATCCGGGGAACGTGCCGCGGTGACGCTGGAGAAACGCTACGTCCGCAAGAATCGTGAGATCGTCTGGTCGAATTCAGGCGTGACGGTCGTCCGAGGCGCTGATGGAGAACCGCAGTATTTGATCGCGGTGATCTCGAATATCACCGAACGCAAACATGCCGAGGCGGAACTGCACCGATTGAACGCGGATCTGGAGTCGCGTGTGCGGGAACGCACCCAGGACCTGGCTCAGGAGCGCTCCTTCCTGCGCGCCTTGCTGGAAAGCCTGGCTGAGGGTATTGCGGTGTGTGACGAGCACGGCCAGCTGACTTTGTTCAATGACTCAGCCGTCCGCATTGTTGGCTTGCCCGCCGAGTCTCTTCCGCCCTCCGAGTGGGCGTCACATTACGGCGTCTACCATCCGGACGGCATCACCCTCCTCGCAACCGAGGAGCTTCCGCTGCTCCGGGCGCTTCAGGGCGAGGACGTACGCGACGTGCCCATCATCATCGACACGGAGGACAGGCCGAGACGCTTCGTGTCCATCAGTGGGAATGTCATTCGCGGCGAATCCGGAGAGAAGCTCGGTGCCGTCGTGGCGATGCACGACGTTACCGCGCAGCAGCTCGCTGAACAGGAAGTGCGGCGCGTCAACCAGGAACTGCAGCGCAGCAATGCAGAACTCGCTCAGTTCGCCGCTGTCGCGTCACATGACCTGAAGTCGCCTTTGCGGACCATCACCAGTTATTTGCAACTTCTTGAGCGCCGGTATCAAGGCAAGCTGGACGCGCAGGGAGAACAGATGATCTCGTTCACGGTGGAAGCCGCGAAGCGCATGGACACCTTGATCGACGACCTGCTGGCTTACTCACGCTTGGGACGTGAGCGACGCGTGCGCAGAGTAGACGCCGGACAAGTACTCCAGGACGTACTGGGAAACCTGGACGCCACCATCCAGGAACTGAACGCCAAAGTGACATGGAGTGACGTTCCAGAGGTAATCGCGGACGAGACGCAACTCCGGCAGGTGTTTCAGAATCTGGTGGCGAATGCCTTGAAGTTCCAGCCGCCGGGCCGAGTGCCAGAGGTGGACGTTCAAGCGATCCGTGAAGGCGATCTGGTGCGTTTCCAGGTACGTGACAATGGGATTGGGGTCGACCCGGCGTATTTTGACCGGATCTTTGGTATCTTTCAGCGCCTGCACGGTAACAAGCAGTTCTCTGGGAGCGGCATCGGGTTGGCAGTAGTGAAGAAGATCATCGAGGAGCATGACGGAAGCATCTGGGTGGAGTCCGTAGTTGGGGAGGGCACGACATTCCACTTCACTCTGCCTGTAACTTGA